Proteins from a single region of Pangasianodon hypophthalmus isolate fPanHyp1 chromosome 7, fPanHyp1.pri, whole genome shotgun sequence:
- the npas4a gene encoding neuronal PAS domain-containing protein 4A isoform X1 → MYRSTKGASKARRDQINTEIRNLRDLLPISDADKARLSYLHIMSLACIYTRKSVFFCQEAAAAGSAEESGGFLSFHELSELVQSMPGFLLLLTAEGKLLYLTDSVSEHLGHSMVDLVAQGDSVYDIIDPTDHAIMRSNLVPPTSPDTDRLFRCRFNTSKSVRRQSAGNKLVLIRARCLPPVPGPSPPGSYWTSNPVWVCSCAPLEPHPPRPSTSTEQPLTPSLESSFLLVSFHSQHSRDMRLQDAQDSVSIYLGIDVETLRSHSWYSLLHPQDLTHASAQHRSLLREGGEGRAEMVVRVEAGDHSWVWLYMVLQLETGENPISSSNYVISESEAWAVRQQLSSEETQLSVVLSTSTSQQDTLSLQSPDTLSSPDQVFTPGSSGLSGQSFDFSMAVCSTGSTEEQGASSSIEPMPLESGPRSSLSSLEEETLFQQPPSESMDRPSAASSPDTVATVSDLDFLTQNILLPPAFQVDPPLPALPLPLPPVPTSQAQQTKEFVCTPPYTPQLGSSSFPFGEPLFSFDPTGATTPPPLPPTATVTTTVAPTLSPSAPSNPQGSPAPPTTTLSTLVPLSLPALSTEILFPSEPCSGSLYEKLPPTPDSPGDGDCTVMSLPEVRGPLYVDVPYGPLPYPPEGLLTPETSPGKQPSLSFFSLEQEREKERTEISLLAHHISTLAEGFYLDPLLSKLLPSPISPRPSSPSLDSEGPETISLLGEFYPVKSWRGLDLPIFPDDDSLFEESVLETIFQDLSSPSLSSTPSSPSSPPSSPPTPECWHPPLHFDRVSAMSAGHFCSVQSAHSNHAARCGATLSPVNKGDMVDGKAAGEVAMETEVVSSPLSTSIPASPPLQLTASPVTPVPVDSPVSPASPGLPCAQSLLEELAALEPMFGAGASIAPGLGQQPELYQLQSHLPQQCFHKGKKKFLLTIFCKPILKLIE, encoded by the exons ATGTACCGTTCCACTAAAGGAGCCTCGAAAGCTCGGAGAGACCAGATAAACACAGAGATAAGGAACCTGAGGGACTTGTTGCCTATCTCCGATGCGGATAAGGCACGCCTCTCCTATCTACACATCATGTCCCTTGCGTGCATATACACGAGAAAATCTGTCTTCTTCTGCCAAg AGGCAGCTGCAGCTGGCAGTGCTGAGGAAAGTGGAGGATTCCTCTCATTTCACGAGCTTTCTGAGCTGGTGCAGTCAATGCCAGGTTTTCTGCTGTTACTGACTGCAGAAGGAAAGCTACTTTACCTTACAGACAGTGTCTCGGAGCACCTTGGACACTCAATG GTAGATTTGGTTGCTCAAGGGGACAGTGTGTATGACATAATAGACCCTACAGACCATGCTATTATGAGGAGTAACCTGGTGCCTCCAACTTCCCCTGATACTG ATCGATTGTTCCGCTGCCGTTTCAACACCTCCAAATCAGTGCGAAGGCAGAGTGCTGGCAACAAGCTTGTTTTGATTCGAGCTCGCTGCTTGCCACCAGTACCTGGCCCTTCCCCCCCAGGATCCTACTGGACTTCCAATCCAGTGTGGGTGTGCTCTTGCGCACCTCTGGAACCCCACCCACCCCGACCCAGCACCTCCACCGAACAACCTTTGACCCCATCATTGGAGAGCAGTTTCCTCCTAGTGTCTTTTCACTCACAACACAGTCGTGACATGAGACTGCAGGATGCACAGGATAG TGTCAGTATCTATCTGGGTATCGATGTGGAGACTCTTCGCTCTCATTCCTGGTACAGCCTGCTGCATCCACAGGACCTTACACATGCTTCTGCTCAGCATCGCAGCCTTT tgagagaaggaggagaaggcaGAGCTGAAATGGTGGTTCGTGTGGAGGCTGGGGATCATTCATGGGTCTGGCTTTACATGGTCCTGCAACTGGAGACTGGAGAGAACCCTATCAGCAGCAGCAATTATGTCATAAG TGAGTCAGAGGCCTGGGCAGTGAGGCAACAACTGAGCTCTGAAGAGACCCAGCTCTCTGTGGTGCTGAGCACCAGCACCTCCCAACAAGACACCCTCAGCTTGCAGAGTCCTGATACACTCTCCAGTCCTGACCAAGTGTTCACACCTGGGAGCAGTGGTCTCTCGGGTCAGTCATTTGACTTCAGCATGGCAGTGTGCAGCACAGGCTCTACAGAGGAACAAGGTGCAAGCTCTTCTATTGAACCGATGCCACTGGAAAGTGGTCCACGCTCTAGTCTTTCCTCTCTGGAGGAAGAGACCTTGTTCCAGCAGCCACCCAGTGAATCAATGGACAGGCCTTCAGCTGCTTCATCCCCTGACACAGTGGCCACAGTGTCAGATTTGGACTTCCTCACTCAGAACATTCTCCTGCCCCCTGCTTTTCAGGTAGATCCTCCACTACCTGCACTGCCCCTTCCTTTACCCCCTGTGCCTACCTCCCAGGCCCAGCAGACTAAGGAGTTTGTGTGTACCCCTCCATATACACCTCAGCTAGGGAGCAGCAGCTTTCCCTTTGGGGAACCTCTCTTCAGTTTTGATCCCACTGGTGCCACCACACCTCCACCCCTTCCACCAACTGCAACAGTCACAACTACAGTAGCTCCCACTCTTTCTCCATCAGCTCCCTCAAACCCTCAGGGCAGCCCTGCTCCTCCAACCACCACACTTTCCACCTTGGTTCCACTCAGCCTGCCAGCCTTGTCTACAGAAATTCTCTTCCCTTCAGAGCCTTGCAGTGGCTCACTCTATGAGAAGCTTCCTCCAACCCCAGACAGTCCAGGTGATGGGGACTGCACTGTTATGAGCCTGCCTGAGGTTCGTGGTCCACTGTATGTTGATGTCCCATATGGGCCACTCCCCTATCCACCTGAAGGTCTGCTCACACCTGAAACCTCCCCTGGAAAACAACCGAGCCTGTCTTTCTTCTCGcttgagcaggagagagaaaaagaaagaactgaGATCTCCCTTTTAGCCCATCACATAAGCACACTAGCTGAAGGCTTCTACCTGGATCCTCTCCTCTCTAAGCTGTTACCCTCTCCTATCTCTCCTCGACCATCATCTCCCTCGCTTGACTCAGAAGGACCCGAGACCATCTCGCTTCTGGGTGAATTCTACCCTGTCAAATCCTGGAGAGGTCTGGACCTGCCCATCTTCCCAGACGATGACTCTCTGTTTGAAGAGAGTGTCTTAGAGACCATCTTCCAAGATCTCTCCTCACCATCACTCTCTTCCACCCCTTCCTCTCCCTCCAGTCCTCCCTCTTCCCCTCCGACTCCTGAGTGCTGGCATCCACCCCTGCACTTTGACAGGGTCTCTGCTATGAGTGCCGGCCACTTCTGTAGCGTCCAATCGGCGCACTCTAACCATGCGGCCAGGTGCGGGGCCACACTGTCGCCAGTCAACAAGGGTGACATGGTGGATGGGAAGGCGGCAGGCGAAGTTGCCATGGAGACAGAGGTTGTGTCATCACCACTGTCAACCAGTATCCCGGCATCTCCACCGCTACAGCTGACAGCCTCGCCTGTCACTCCGGTGCCTGTCGACTCACCCGTCAGCCCCGCATCGCCTGGTCTGCCCTGCGCCCAGTCCCTCCTCGAGGAGCTGGCCGCCTTGGAACCCATGTTTGGGGCAGGTGCCTCGATCGCCCCTGGCCTGGGGCAACAACCTGAGTTGTATCAACTCCAAAGTCACCTGCCACAACAGTGCTTCcacaaaggtaaaaaaaaatttctgttaACAATTTTCTGCAAACCTATACTTAAACTAATAGAATGA
- the npas4a gene encoding neuronal PAS domain-containing protein 4A isoform X2 codes for MYRSTKGASKARRDQINTEIRNLRDLLPISDADKARLSYLHIMSLACIYTRKSVFFCQEAAAAGSAEESGGFLSFHELSELVQSMPGFLLLLTAEGKLLYLTDSVSEHLGHSMVDLVAQGDSVYDIIDPTDHAIMRSNLVPPTSPDTDRLFRCRFNTSKSVRRQSAGNKLVLIRARCLPPVPGPSPPGSYWTSNPVWVCSCAPLEPHPPRPSTSTEQPLTPSLESSFLLVSFHSQHSRDMRLQDAQDSVSIYLGIDVETLRSHSWYSLLHPQDLTHASAQHRSLLREGGEGRAEMVVRVEAGDHSWVWLYMVLQLETGENPISSSNYVISESEAWAVRQQLSSEETQLSVVLSTSTSQQDTLSLQSPDTLSSPDQVFTPGSSGLSGQSFDFSMAVCSTGSTEEQGASSSIEPMPLESGPRSSLSSLEEETLFQQPPSESMDRPSAASSPDTVATVSDLDFLTQNILLPPAFQVDPPLPALPLPLPPVPTSQAQQTKEFVCTPPYTPQLGSSSFPFGEPLFSFDPTGATTPPPLPPTATVTTTVAPTLSPSAPSNPQGSPAPPTTTLSTLVPLSLPALSTEILFPSEPCSGSLYEKLPPTPDSPGDGDCTVMSLPEVRGPLYVDVPYGPLPYPPEGLLTPETSPGKQPSLSFFSLEQEREKERTEISLLAHHISTLAEGFYLDPLLSKLLPSPISPRPSSPSLDSEGPETISLLGEFYPVKSWRGLDLPIFPDDDSLFEESVLETIFQDLSSPSLSSTPSSPSSPPSSPPTPECWHPPLHFDRVSAMSAGHFCSVQSAHSNHAARCGATLSPVNKGDMVDGKAAGEVAMETEVVSSPLSTSIPASPPLQLTASPVTPVPVDSPVSPASPGLPCAQSLLEELAALEPMFGAGASIAPGLGQQPELYQLQSHLPQQCFHKDGSGSDPPF; via the exons ATGTACCGTTCCACTAAAGGAGCCTCGAAAGCTCGGAGAGACCAGATAAACACAGAGATAAGGAACCTGAGGGACTTGTTGCCTATCTCCGATGCGGATAAGGCACGCCTCTCCTATCTACACATCATGTCCCTTGCGTGCATATACACGAGAAAATCTGTCTTCTTCTGCCAAg AGGCAGCTGCAGCTGGCAGTGCTGAGGAAAGTGGAGGATTCCTCTCATTTCACGAGCTTTCTGAGCTGGTGCAGTCAATGCCAGGTTTTCTGCTGTTACTGACTGCAGAAGGAAAGCTACTTTACCTTACAGACAGTGTCTCGGAGCACCTTGGACACTCAATG GTAGATTTGGTTGCTCAAGGGGACAGTGTGTATGACATAATAGACCCTACAGACCATGCTATTATGAGGAGTAACCTGGTGCCTCCAACTTCCCCTGATACTG ATCGATTGTTCCGCTGCCGTTTCAACACCTCCAAATCAGTGCGAAGGCAGAGTGCTGGCAACAAGCTTGTTTTGATTCGAGCTCGCTGCTTGCCACCAGTACCTGGCCCTTCCCCCCCAGGATCCTACTGGACTTCCAATCCAGTGTGGGTGTGCTCTTGCGCACCTCTGGAACCCCACCCACCCCGACCCAGCACCTCCACCGAACAACCTTTGACCCCATCATTGGAGAGCAGTTTCCTCCTAGTGTCTTTTCACTCACAACACAGTCGTGACATGAGACTGCAGGATGCACAGGATAG TGTCAGTATCTATCTGGGTATCGATGTGGAGACTCTTCGCTCTCATTCCTGGTACAGCCTGCTGCATCCACAGGACCTTACACATGCTTCTGCTCAGCATCGCAGCCTTT tgagagaaggaggagaaggcaGAGCTGAAATGGTGGTTCGTGTGGAGGCTGGGGATCATTCATGGGTCTGGCTTTACATGGTCCTGCAACTGGAGACTGGAGAGAACCCTATCAGCAGCAGCAATTATGTCATAAG TGAGTCAGAGGCCTGGGCAGTGAGGCAACAACTGAGCTCTGAAGAGACCCAGCTCTCTGTGGTGCTGAGCACCAGCACCTCCCAACAAGACACCCTCAGCTTGCAGAGTCCTGATACACTCTCCAGTCCTGACCAAGTGTTCACACCTGGGAGCAGTGGTCTCTCGGGTCAGTCATTTGACTTCAGCATGGCAGTGTGCAGCACAGGCTCTACAGAGGAACAAGGTGCAAGCTCTTCTATTGAACCGATGCCACTGGAAAGTGGTCCACGCTCTAGTCTTTCCTCTCTGGAGGAAGAGACCTTGTTCCAGCAGCCACCCAGTGAATCAATGGACAGGCCTTCAGCTGCTTCATCCCCTGACACAGTGGCCACAGTGTCAGATTTGGACTTCCTCACTCAGAACATTCTCCTGCCCCCTGCTTTTCAGGTAGATCCTCCACTACCTGCACTGCCCCTTCCTTTACCCCCTGTGCCTACCTCCCAGGCCCAGCAGACTAAGGAGTTTGTGTGTACCCCTCCATATACACCTCAGCTAGGGAGCAGCAGCTTTCCCTTTGGGGAACCTCTCTTCAGTTTTGATCCCACTGGTGCCACCACACCTCCACCCCTTCCACCAACTGCAACAGTCACAACTACAGTAGCTCCCACTCTTTCTCCATCAGCTCCCTCAAACCCTCAGGGCAGCCCTGCTCCTCCAACCACCACACTTTCCACCTTGGTTCCACTCAGCCTGCCAGCCTTGTCTACAGAAATTCTCTTCCCTTCAGAGCCTTGCAGTGGCTCACTCTATGAGAAGCTTCCTCCAACCCCAGACAGTCCAGGTGATGGGGACTGCACTGTTATGAGCCTGCCTGAGGTTCGTGGTCCACTGTATGTTGATGTCCCATATGGGCCACTCCCCTATCCACCTGAAGGTCTGCTCACACCTGAAACCTCCCCTGGAAAACAACCGAGCCTGTCTTTCTTCTCGcttgagcaggagagagaaaaagaaagaactgaGATCTCCCTTTTAGCCCATCACATAAGCACACTAGCTGAAGGCTTCTACCTGGATCCTCTCCTCTCTAAGCTGTTACCCTCTCCTATCTCTCCTCGACCATCATCTCCCTCGCTTGACTCAGAAGGACCCGAGACCATCTCGCTTCTGGGTGAATTCTACCCTGTCAAATCCTGGAGAGGTCTGGACCTGCCCATCTTCCCAGACGATGACTCTCTGTTTGAAGAGAGTGTCTTAGAGACCATCTTCCAAGATCTCTCCTCACCATCACTCTCTTCCACCCCTTCCTCTCCCTCCAGTCCTCCCTCTTCCCCTCCGACTCCTGAGTGCTGGCATCCACCCCTGCACTTTGACAGGGTCTCTGCTATGAGTGCCGGCCACTTCTGTAGCGTCCAATCGGCGCACTCTAACCATGCGGCCAGGTGCGGGGCCACACTGTCGCCAGTCAACAAGGGTGACATGGTGGATGGGAAGGCGGCAGGCGAAGTTGCCATGGAGACAGAGGTTGTGTCATCACCACTGTCAACCAGTATCCCGGCATCTCCACCGCTACAGCTGACAGCCTCGCCTGTCACTCCGGTGCCTGTCGACTCACCCGTCAGCCCCGCATCGCCTGGTCTGCCCTGCGCCCAGTCCCTCCTCGAGGAGCTGGCCGCCTTGGAACCCATGTTTGGGGCAGGTGCCTCGATCGCCCCTGGCCTGGGGCAACAACCTGAGTTGTATCAACTCCAAAGTCACCTGCCACAACAGTGCTTCcacaaag ATGGGAGTGGAAGTGATCCTCCGTTCTAA